One genomic region from Anolis sagrei isolate rAnoSag1 chromosome 7, rAnoSag1.mat, whole genome shotgun sequence encodes:
- the GKN2 gene encoding gastrokine-2 has protein sequence MNSLAAIIALLGFFWSPALGSYQVYRIPSPDGDYVQQTVTIDNENQVANVHVYGGLCSSDTIFDYKHGYIATRLFSRRACFILKMEKGYVPLLEEIGRLSYEKQMMKEMMSSRNVWVQYEPSDSFFASIREWLKFGSSIEHLCRDVPVYTVKRIESGYHASGCAKTGILGILGITVCGNINL, from the exons ATGAACAGCCTT GCAGCAATAATCGCCCTTCTGGGATTCTTCTGGAGCCCGGCGTTAGGTTCTTACCAG GTCTATAGGATCCCGAGCCCTGATGGAGATTATGTCCAGCAAACGGTGACCATTGACAACGAGAACCAAGTGGCCAATGTACATGTCTATGGAGGGCTCTGCTCTTCGGACACAATCTTTGACTATAAACAT GGCTACATCGCCACCCGGCTCTTCTCTCGCCGCGCTTGCTTCATCCTGAAGATGGAGAAGGGCTATGTCCCGCTTCTGGAGGAAATTGGCCGACTATCCTATGAGAAGCAG ATGATGAAAGAGATGATGTCCTCTAGGAATGTCTGGGTGCAATACGAGCCCAGCGACTCCTTCTTTGCATCCATCCGGGAATGGCTCAAGTTCGGAAGCTCCATTGAACACCTCTGCAGGGACGTCCCTGTCTACACCGTCAAAAGAATCGAGA GTGGTTACCATGCCAGCGGCTGCGCCAAGACCGGCATCCTGGGCATTTTGGGCATCACCGTCTGCGGCAACATTAACCTGTAA